DNA from Vibrio gazogenes:
ACAACGCAGTGGTAAGTCGTTTCTACGCAGCATCACGCAGCAGGATGAAATTGATTTGGCAACCGTGACCTACATCGGTGATTCTCACAATGACGAAAGTATGTTCGCTTGGCTGCCACTGACCTTTGGCGTCAATAATATTCTTGCAGTCATGGATGATTTGACTCATCAGCCCAGTTTCATCACCGAACGTAACGGCGGCTATGGATTCTCGGAACTGGCCGATAACTTATTGCAGCTGCGAGGCACATAACCACGCCTTTTTCCGAGGTGTGTGGCTTTTATGAACAGCCCCCGACGTCTCTCAGACGCTGGGGCTGTCATTGGAAATCTGTACGGGTATTGATGCAGATACGTGTTATTTAACCGTTTTGCCAATCCTGCTGGTATCGTCGGCAAACCAGATTTGCGTCACCTGACCAATCACATCATTGACCGGGACAGTCCCCCAAAACCGACTGTCGCTGCTGTTATCTCGCCAGTCGCCAAGAACAAACAACTCATTTTCAGGAATGCGTCTTTCATTCATAGAAACAGAAATATCTCTGACTCTGCGCTCCTCCGGGACAGCGAGCGAGGGCTCAGGCTTGCCATTGCGATATACCACGCCATCATGTATCGAGACCGTATCATCCCCCACTGCCGCAACTCTTTTAACATAGAGAATCCGCCGATCTTTCGGGTATAAAAATACGATCACATCCCCCACTTTGGGTTGGTGATATCGGGTATTCACCGTAATAAAGTCACCGGCCTGCAAAGTCGGCTCCATCGCTCTGGAAGGAATCTGATACGTTTGATAACCGAGAATCGCACCACGCGCAGAGAACAATGTATTGGCAATCAGCGAGACAGCCATCAATATCGCCAGATACCAATACCAGCGGTTATATGGCTGTAATGGGTATTGCCGGTTTTTCAGGGCCAGTCTCACTGAACTGATGATGACAAAAATATAAAACCCGATAAAAAAGACAATCAACGCTGCGATGCCATAGAACGTCGATAGCACACCAGCAATGCCAGCCACGAGGATGACACCATATTCAATACCGATAAGTGACAAGCCCTTTTTTAAATCGCCGGCATAGACATGCCCAAGACCCGGTGTGAGCACTGACAGCAGTGCTGCCCAAATTGGGTTTCTCTTTTTCGTCACGATGATTGCTTCCTCGTTCATTTAGATATCATCACTTCCAATGACAGAACCATTATATTTTCGCGGCTTCGATCTGATTGCCAGTGACCGTCCCCAAGACCAGACAGCTATCTTTAGTCTCAGAACTCAACACAAGCTCGCCATGTGAGTTCCAGACGGCGTTGCGACCACACGTGTCCCACCCGCCGGTGACTGAAATATGATTACTCAAAAAAACAGGAAAACCATGTTCAGTTGCTGTTTGA
Protein-coding regions in this window:
- the lepB gene encoding signal peptidase I: MNEEAIIVTKKRNPIWAALLSVLTPGLGHVYAGDLKKGLSLIGIEYGVILVAGIAGVLSTFYGIAALIVFFIGFYIFVIISSVRLALKNRQYPLQPYNRWYWYLAILMAVSLIANTLFSARGAILGYQTYQIPSRAMEPTLQAGDFITVNTRYHQPKVGDVIVFLYPKDRRILYVKRVAAVGDDTVSIHDGVVYRNGKPEPSLAVPEERRVRDISVSMNERRIPENELFVLGDWRDNSSDSRFWGTVPVNDVIGQVTQIWFADDTSRIGKTVK